The proteins below come from a single Poecilia reticulata strain Guanapo linkage group LG5, Guppy_female_1.0+MT, whole genome shotgun sequence genomic window:
- the ell2 gene encoding RNA polymerase II elongation factor ELL2 has product MLRLQRDDGGGLVKMAALSEDGRYGLNCGQQGAERVSVLHVKLTETALRAIENYQSSSNIPSSRPTVQFKGLQGHIKIPRTESSDTFHNFDFYLSNVGKDNPQGSFECIHQYVSSSGASHLALLATVQDKVTVCATNDSYQVTRERMTQAVEDTRERGTKVIKPGGQYRGKQVHTRKPALSAPDVVPERKRSTPINPANTIRKCLSNNPVSQRPLRDRIIHLLALKSYKKLEVLGRLQRDGINQKDRNSLGTTLQQVANLNPKDNTYSLKEFIYRDVQRDWPGYSEDEKIQADRILARKLGLPTERVSSNSSPKDGFPSSPQKRQADFDFIDPLAPKKARISHLSSRGPAASSSDRREDESSPRSKHSSLPPSVTSGPPTHLPIPSHPPAHQQLSPASNSNSPSTPEGCGTQDLPMDQSSSCRDPSPSPFSRSLQERCPHPAPRAAASPSPPPCTSLIVTSTVVTSPPLSSSTSKKFKKKSKKHKDKDREWAKGKQTERACSSSSPVAVAEESHTVRKRRSAEEVIEEAVEKNPYKDQVKEKPVHSSESSSKTDMPDYVVKYAPLASLNQRQSYKNDFNAEYDEYRQLHARVEGITRRFTQLDAQCRKLVPGTKEHQKVQEEVLKEYKKMKQHNPNYHEEKQRCEYLHNKLAHIKRLIADFDQRRAQAWC; this is encoded by the exons ATGCTCCGGCTTCAGAGGGACGATGGTGGAGGGCTGGTAAAGATGGCGGCTCTCTCCGAGGATGGGAGGTACGGATTAAATTGTGGCCAACAGGGCGCCGAAAGAGTATCCGTACTACACGTCAAGTTGACCGAGACGGCGCTGAGAGCGATAGAAAACTACCAAAGTAGTTCG AATATACCATCTTCAAGGCCAACAGTACAATTCAAGGGACTTCAAGgg cacattAAAATTCCCAGGACTGAATCCTCCGACACCTTCCACAACTTTGATTTCTACCTGTCCAATGTGGGCAAGGACAACCCTCAGGGAAGCTTTGAGTGCATCCACCAGTATGTGTCCAG CTCAGGGGCCTCACACCTGGCATTGTTGGCGACCGTTCAGGACAAGGTCACAGTGTGCGCCACCAATGACTCCTACCAGGTGACCCGGGAACGTATGACCCAGGCCGTGGAGGACACGCGTGAACGGGGGACCAAAGTCATCAAGCCTGGGGGGCAATACCGAG GAAAGCAGGTGCACACTCGTAAGCCAGCACTGTCGGCACCGGATGTAGTCCCAGAGCGCAAACGCTCCACGCCTATCAACCCAGCCAACACTATACGCAAGTGCCTTTCCAACAACCCTGTATCTCAGAGGCCCCTCCGGGACCGCATCATCCACCTGCTGGCGCTCAAGTCCTACAAGAAGCTGGAAGTGCTGGGCCGTCTGCAGCGGGACGGTATCAACCAGAAGGACCGAAACTCACTGGGGACCACCTTGCAACAA GTGGCAAACCTGAATCCCAAAGATAACACTTACTCGCTGAAGGAGTTTATATATCGCGACGTGCAGCGGGACTGGCCTGGCTATTCTGAGGATGAGAAGATCCAAGCTGACCGGATTCTAGCCCG CAAATTGGGTCTCCCTACTGAGAGAGTCTCATCAAACAGTTCGCCTAAAGACGGTTTCCCTTCATCCCCGCag AAACGCCAGGCAGACTTCGACTTCATCGACCCTCTGGCTCCCAAGAAAGCCCGCATCTCTCACCTGAGCAGCCGAGGGCCCGCTGCCTCGTCCTCCGACCGCCGCGAGGACGAGAGCAGCCCCCGCTCCAAACACTCGTCCCTGCCCCCCAGCGTGACCTCAGGGCCTCCCACCCATCTCCCCATACCTTCCCACCCGCCGGCGCATCAGCAGCTCAGCCCAGCCTCCAACTCCAACTCCCCCAGCACCCCGGAGGGCTGCGGCACTCAGGACCTGCCCATGGACCAGAGCTCTTCCTGCAGAGACCCCTCGCCGAGCCCCTTCTCCCGCTCCCTGCAGGAGCGCTGTCCACACCCGGCCCCCAGAGCAGCCGCCTCTCCCAGCCCGCCCCCCTGCACCTCTCTCATAGTAACCTCCACTGTTGTCACCAGCCCTCCTTTGTCTAGCAGTACAAGTAAGAAATTCAAGAAGAAATCCAAGAAGCACAAAGACAAGGACCGTGAGTGGGCCAAAGGGAAACAAACGGAAAgagcctgcagcagcagttCTCCTGTTGCGGTGGCAGAGGAGAGTCACACGGTGAGAAAGAGGCGCAGCGCTGAGGAAGTCATCGAGGAAGCTGTTGAGAAAAATCCTTACAAAGATCAAG TCAAAGAGAAGCCAGTCCACTCCTCTGAATCTTCTTCCAAAACTGATATGCCCGACTATGTAGT GAAGTACGCGCCGCTGGCGTCTCTCAACCAGAGACAAAGCTACAAAAACGACTTCAACGCAGAATACGACGAGTACCGTCAGCTGCACGCCCGCGTGGAGGGCATCACCAGGCGCTTCACTCAGCTCGACGCTCAGTGTAGGAAGCTGGTTCCCGGCACCAAGGAGCACCAG AAAGTGCAAGAAGAAGTCTTGAAAGAGTACAAAAAGATGAAACAA CACAACCCCAACTACCATGAAGAGAAACAGCGCTGTGAATACCTGCACAACAAGCTGGCCCACATCAAGCGACTAATAGCTGATTTTGACCAGCGCAGAGCCCAGGCCTGGTGCTGA
- the glrx gene encoding glutaredoxin-1, with the protein MAQQFVKAQIKGDKVVVFLKPSCPYCTMAQDVFSKYQFKPGHLECINISGRSDMNSLQDYFLETTGARSVPRVFIGEKCVGGGSDVEELDKSGKLKGMLESIGALQ; encoded by the exons aTGGCGCAGCAGTTCGTGAAGGCTCAGATTAAAGGGGACAAAGTGGTGGTCTTTCTGAAGCCGTCATGTCCCTACTGTACCATGGCTCAGGACGTATTCTCCAAATACCAGTTCAAGCCTGGCCATTTGGAGTGTATTAATATCAGTGGGCGCAGCGACATGAACAGCCTCCAGGACTATTTCCTGGAAACCACCGGAGCCCGATCG gttCCACGGGTGTTCATTGGTGAGAAGTGTGTGGGAGGAGGAAGTGACGTGGAAGAGCTGGACAAGAGTGGCAAGCTGAAGGGAATGCTGGAGTCTATCGGGGCCCTTCAGTGA
- the LOC103464991 gene encoding globoside alpha-1,3-N-acetylgalactosaminyltransferase 1-like yields the protein MTDSSMALFLFCKSPAGPVRMNRIQLILCCFLLSLIIYFFNGRKAAASLESAHPLSQVLGMKDGMILKDMSSMKTVDSKTPQETSWGAPMVWGDSHNSVWRRAKLSERGIRVGLLALVVGTYARFVRHFLYSAENHFLPGQMVTYYILTDNPRTLDPPVELGPGRQMKVLPAAELPGWHKLAYRRMVLFAEALWDSIGKEVDYIFCADVDQEFVGPVGEEILGDLVATLHPEFFEMPRSNFPYEDQEESSACVEEDEGDYYYTSEFYGGVVSQMRRLARECSLLILQDEANKVMAKGLEESYLNRYLIDHRPTCVLSPEYSWWDSPLTAHVPKKRLVSLGRQCEAYDIEKRELHRC from the exons ATGACCGATAGCAGTATGGCACTATTCCTGTTCTGCAAGTCTCCTGCAG GTCCAGTCAGAATGAACAGAATACAGCTCATCCTGTGCTGTTTTCTACTGTCTCTTATCATAT ACTTCTTTAATGGACGTAAAGCTGCTGCCAGTTTGGAGTCAGCCCATCCCTTGTCTCAGGTGTTGGGAATGAAGGATGGAATGATACTGAAAGACATGTCTTCAATGAAGACAGTGGACTCAAAAACTCCACAGGAGACATCCTGGGGAGCCCCTATGGTTTGGGGTGACAGCCACAACTCAGTGTGGCGCAGGGCGAAACTCTCAGAACGAGGAATTCGCGTAGGCCTGTTGGCCCTTGTGGTCGGAACTTACGCCCGGTTTGTCCGTCATTTCCTCTACTCAGCCGAAAACCATTTCCTCCCTGGTCAGATGGTCACGTATTACATTCTTACAGACAACCCCCGCACTCTGGATCCTCCGGTCGAGCTGGGCCCTGGACGGCAGATGAAGGTGCTTCCGGCTGCGGAGCTGCCTGGCTGGCACAAGTTGGCTTACCGTCGCATGGTGCTGTTCGCCGAAGCCCTCTGGGACTCCATTGGCAAAGAGGTCGACTACATCTTCTGCGCTGACGTTGACCAGGAGTTTGTGGGCCCAGTGGGGGAAGAAATCCTTGGGGATCTGGTGGCTACGCTACACCCAGAGTTCTTTGAAATGCCACGAAGCAATTTCCCTTACGAAGACCAAGAAGAGTCATCCGCTTGCGTGGAGGAGGACGAGGGAGACTACTATTACACATCAGAGTTTTATGGCGGGGTGGTTTCTCAGATGCGCAGGCTTGCACGGGAGTGTTCTTTGCTTATACTTCAGGACGAGGCGAACAAAGTGATGGCCAAAGGACTGGAAGAAAGCTACTTAAACCGCTACCTGATCGACCACAGACCCACATGTGTGCTCTCGCCAGAGTACAGCTGGTGGGATTCGCCCCTTACCGCCCATGTGCCTAAAAAGAGACTGGTCTCATTGGGAAGGCAGTGTGAGGCTTATGATATAGAGAAGAGAGAGCTACACAGGTGCTGA